Within the Saccharopolyspora gloriosae genome, the region TCCGCGCCGGTTACGTGCCGTTCGCGGAGTTGCCCGGTTTCCTCGGCGGGGCGGAGGTCGTCGCCTACCCGAGCATCGGCGAGGGCTTCGGCCTGCCGGTGCTGGAGGCGATGGCCTGCGGCGCCGCGGTGCTCACGACGGGGCGGCTGAGCCTGCCCGAGGTCGGCGGCGACGCCGTCGCCTACTGCGGCGTGGGGCCTGGCGAGATCGCGAACGGGCTCACCGAACTGCTCGACGACCCGGCCCGGCGCTCGGCGTTGTCCGCCGCCGCTCAGCGCCGCGCGAAGGAGTTCACCTGGGCCGCGTGTGCGGCCGAGCACCGCGAGGCCTACTCCCGTGCGCACCACCTGCACCGCCGCAGCCGCTGACACGGGCTCACCGCCCCGCGGCCGCCGAACCCGGTTCGGCAGAATGTCCGAGCGTGACCGCCTCCTCCCGCAGCCAAGGCGACGAGCTCGCCATCGTCATCGTGACCTACTCGCCCGGCGAGACCCTGGACCGCAACCTCGACTCGATCAAAGCGGCCACCGACCGGCCGGTGCGGGTGATCCTCGCCGACAACGGGTCGACCGACGGGGCACCGGAACGAGCCGCCGAGACCCGTGCCGAGGTCGAATTCCTCCCGACCGGGGGGAACCTCGGCTACGGCGGCGGGGCGAACCGGGGCGTGGCCGCCCTCGACGACGAGGTCGGCTGGGTGGTGATCAGCAACGCCGACGTCGAATGGGCGCCGGGCGCGCTGGACGAGTTGCTCGCCGCCGCCTCCCGCTGGCCGCGCGGTGGTGCCTTCGGCCCGCTGATCACGGAACCCGACGGCAGCGTCTACCCGTCGGCTCGGCTGCTGCCCTCGCTGGGGCGCGGCGCCGGGCACGCGGTGTTCGGGCGGGTGTGGCCGGGCAACCCCTGGACGCGTGCCTACCGGCAGTCCGAGACGGCGGCCGCCGAGCGCACCGCGGGCTGGCTGTCCGGCTCGTGCCTGCTGATCCGGCGCGAGGCGTACGACGGCATCGACGGGTTCGATCCGCGCTATTTCATGTACTTCGAGGACGTCGACCTGGGCGACCGGCTGGCCCGCAAGGGCTGGCTCAACGTGTACGTGCCCAGTGCCCGGATCACCCACATCGGCGGGCACGCCACGTCGAAGACGCCCGGCAAGATGCTGATGGAACACCACCGCAGCGCCTACCGGTACCTGGCCGACAGGCACCGGGGAGCGGTGTGGGCGCCGGTGCGCCTGGCGCTGCGGGCCGCGCTCGCGGTCCGGGCTCGGCTGGAAGTGCGCGCGAGCGCGAAGTAGGGCGACGAGGACCGGGCGTCGCGCGGTTCGCGGCGCCCGCCTCCTACCGGCGGTCCCGGGCGGGTGCGGCGTCGACTTCCGGTGGCGCCGATGCGCGGCCGAGGTCGCGAGGCGGGCTAGTACTGCGGGTTCTGCCGAGCGGCCCGCGAACCGAGCGGACCGAACTGCCCTTCGGCGCGCTGCGCCTGGTACGGGTTCGGCGGCAGCTGGCCGTAGTCCTCCGCAGGCCAGCTGTACCCGTCGTTCTGCTGCTGCGAAGACTGCTGCTGACCCGATTGCTGCTGCGCGGGCTGCTGTCCCGCGTACTGCTGCCCGGGAGACTGCTGCCGCTGATCAGGGCGCTGCTGCGGCCGGGCGGACTGCGGGATGGCCATCGTCGAGTCGGCGTCGGCCGGTGCCTGATCGGCGGCGGCGACCACGGTGCGCGGGATTCGCACGGTCGTCGAGGCGTCCATCGGCGAGGTGGCGTTGTCCGGTGTGACGACGAACGCGCCCCGTGCCCGCGCACGAGCAAGTGTTTCGTCGGCTCGGTCCCGCGGGTCCATAGCGGTGCCTCTCCATGCTTTCGCCGTCGGGTTCTCGGCCGCTTCGCGACCGTTGCGCTACCGCGGTGCGACGCCGAGGTGCTCGCTGCGCCGCGGTCCCTTCGTGTTCTCGCCGTCTCGCGGCAAGGTATGCGTGCCTTGTCCGCCTCGCGGCACGGGGTTCGAATTCGGTGCGGAGTCCGGTTCCGATCCGTGTCGTCGCACTGTATCCGTCGTCCCCGGTTCGCGGCCGGAATTGGTGTCGGTGAACTTCCCGGTGTGCTCGTCACGTCCCGGCGGGAACTCCCCGCCGCGTCGCGACGATCATGGTGCCACCACGGTGCGGGTCGTCGCGATGCCGTGGGAGTGGTGCCGCGACGCCGCTCATGGCGTTCGTGCTCGGAAGAGATCCGGGACGACCGGACGGGTCCGGTGCCTCGAACTCGGTGCCCCGGTGCCGCGGGGCCGTTCCCGCGCGACGTCGTGCGGTGCGCCGGGACGGCCGTGCGGTGCCGGGGCGGGGTGTGGCCTCGGCGATCAGGCCCGGAGGTGACCGATTCCACTGAGCCGGAGCCCGGTCTCCATTATGCCGCCACCATTGTCACAGTATTCCCCCCAACGGGTTTTCGTCAGGATCTACTGGGCACGTCCGATGCCCGTTCGGGGAGCCCCCTCGGACGGCGCATCTCGGGGACGTACCCGTACCGGAGGCCGGGGCGACCCGGCGCGAGGAAGGAGGTCCGGTATGACCGCCGGTCCCGATGGTTCGCCCGGCCCGCTGCGCGACGCGGAGGCGGTGGTGCTGGTCGGTGGCCAGGGCGTGCGGCTGCGTCCGCTGACGCTCTCGGCGCCGAAACCGATGCTGCCCACCGCAGGGGTGCCGTTCCTGAGTCATCTGCTGGCGCGGATCCGGGCGGCGGGAATCGAGCACGTCGTGCTCGGCACCTCGTACAAGGCGGAGGTCTTCGCGGAGCACTTCGGCGACGGCTCCGCTTTCGGGCTGGAACTGGAGTACGTCGTCGAGGACGAGCCGCTGGACACCGCGGGCGCCATTCGCAACGTCTCGCACCTGCTGCGGGAGCGGGACGTGCTGGTGTTCAACGGTGACATCCTCTCCGGCCTGGATCTGCGTTCCCTGGTGGAGACCCATCGCGGCAGCGCGGCGGAGGTGACGCTGCACCTGGTCAAGGTGGACGATCCGCGCCAGTTCGGCTGCGTGCCCACCGACTCCGAGGGCCGGGTGACCGCGTTCCTGGAGAAGACGGAGAACCCGCCGGTCGACCAGATCAACGCGGGTTGCTACGTGTTCCGCAGGACCGTGATCGACGACATCCCCGCCGGTCGCCGGGTGTCGGTGGAGCGGGAGACCTTCCCCGGCCTGCTGGCCGACGGCGCGCGGCTGCAAGGCCACGTCGACTCCTCGTACTGGCTGGACATGGGGACACCGGCCGCGTACGTGCGGGGCTCGGCGGACCTGGTGCGCGGTGAGCTTCCGTCGGCGGCGCTGCCGGGACGGCCGGGGGAGGCGCTGCTGTTGCCGGGCGCGCAGGTCGCCGAGGACGCCGTGGTCGACGGCGGCAGCACCGTCGGCGCCGACGCCGTCGTCGCGGCGCGCGCGCAGGTCACCGGATCGATGCTGTTCGACGGCGCGCAGGTCGGCGCCGACTCGGAAGTGCGGGGTTGCGTGATCGGAGCGGGCGCCCGCATCGGCGACGGAGTGACGCTGCGCGGCGCGGTGATCGGCGACGGAGCGGTGATCGGCGACGAGTGCGAGCTGCTCGACGGTGCCCGCGTGTGGCCGTCGGTGGAGATCCCCGCAGGCGGGGTGCGGTTCTCGGCGGACCGGAGATGACGAGCTGATGCGCACCACCTGGCTTCCTCCGGCTCCGCTCGATCTGGCGCGGGTGCTCTCGCCTCTGCGCAGGGGCACCGGCGACCCGACGAGCTCGGTCGCGGAGTCCGGGGCGTGGTGGCTGGCGACGACCACCGCGCACGGCGCCGCGACGTTGCGGCTCACGAAGGACCCTTCCGGCGAAGTCGCCGCCGAGGCCTGGGGCGACGGCGCGGAGGTCGTGCTCGGGCGCGTCCCGGAGCTGCTCGGCGCCGCCGACGACGACAGCGGTTTCGTCGCCGCCCACGACATCGTCCGGCGCGGCAGGCGGGCCGCGCAGGGCATGCGGTTGTGCTCGTCCGGTCGGGTGTGGGACGTGCTGGTGGCCGCGGTGCTGGAGCAGAAGGTCACCAACCGGGAGGCGTGGCGTTCCTGGCGGGAGCTGTGCCGCCGGTTCGGGACTCCCGCGCCGGGACCGGCTCCGCACGGGCTGTGCGCGCCTCCGACGCCGCGCCAGGTGCGGGAGATCCGGGACTGGGAGTGGCACAAGGCCGGCGTCGACGGTGCCCGGCGGCGCACCTTGATCGCGGCGGCGGGCGTCGCGCACCGGCTGGAGCGGGCGGTGGAGCTCGGTGGTGAGGAAGGGCGCGCGCTGCTGCGGCACGTGCCCGGCATCGGGCAGTGGACGGCCGCCGAGGTCGCCCAGCGCGCCTGGGGCGATCCGGATGCGGTCAGCGTCGGCGACTACCACCTGTCGACCATCGTGGGCATCGCGCTAGCGGGCCGGCCGATGGACGACGCGGAGATGCTCGAAGCGCTCGCCCCCTACGCGGGCCACCGTCACCGCGCCGTGCGCTACCTGAGCGCGGCCGGCGCGACCCGCCCCCGTTTCGGCCCCCGCCTCCCGGCCCGCGACTACCGCACCAGCTGACCCATCACGCTGAAGACGACAGTGTCAGCACAATGCAGCTACAATGACTGCATGACGGCCATAACAGTTCGGAACGTGCCGGACGAGATCAAAGAGCTGCTCAGTCGCGCTGCAGAGCGCAGCGGGCAGTCGATGCAAAACTACCTGCTCGTCGTCCTCGAACGGGAGGCGAAGTTCGCGCGCAACGCGGAAATCGCCGAGATGGAACCGGTCGGTGGCGGCCCGCTCAGCATGGACGAGATCGTGGATGCCGTGCGAGCGGCGCGCGGTGAGGCGCCCGGCTCGCCGGGGGAGACGGGCGTCGCGTGATCGTTGTTGACACTTCGACTTTGGTGGCGTTCTTCCTCGGCGGAGATCACAGCGGCCCGCAGATCAGGAAGACGCTGGGGGCAGATCCCGGCTGGGCTGCCCCGCCACATCAGTCCGTGGAGCTGATGAACGTCCTTCGCGGATTGGTGCGGGGACGCAAGATCACCCAGGTGCACGCCGAAGGCGTACTCCGCCGCTCGAAGGCCACCTACATCGAGAACCTGCCGCTCACACCGCCGGTGTTGGATCGGATCTGGGACCTCCGAGGCGATCTCACCGCCTACGCCGCGGCGTACGTGGCGGTCGCGGAGGCGCACGGGATGGCGTTGGTGACGGGGGGCCGGCAGCTGGCCCGGACGGAGCGGATTCGGTGCGAGCTCCGGCTCGTCGGGTGAACCGTCGTGATCAGCGCAGGTGCGGGCGGGCTGCGTCGAGCAGCGGGCCGAGGTCGGAGTCCGCGGGCAGGGCGCCGATCGGCCACCAGCGCAGGTCCAGGGACTCGTCGCTGCGCACCGGTTCCGCGCCGGCGGGAGCGCGCACGAGGTAGCGCACGTCGAAGTGCCGCGTCGGCAGGCCCAGCGAGCAGGTGATCGGATGCACGTCCACGTGCACCGGCTCCGAGTCCACGACCAGCCCGCTGACACCGGACTCCTCGGTGGCTTCCCGCAGCGCGGCACCGGCCAGCGAGGAGTCCTCCGGTTCGCAGTGCCCGCCGAGCTGCAACCACTTCCCGACGCGCGGGTGCAGGGTGAGCATCACGTGCTCACCGGCCGCGTCGACCAGCACCGCCGAAGCCGTCACGTGCCCCGGCTCGCACGCGCGCTGGCACGCGTCCGGGCGCGCGTCGAGCAACGTGAGGAACGCGTGCCGCAGTGCGTCCTGCGTCGCCTCCGCCGGAGCCCAGCCGCGCAGCGTGCGCACCGCGTCCGCGTGCGGCCCCTCGCCGGTCTCGCCGATCATGTGCTCGCCCTGTTCCGTCATCACCGCACCAGTCTCCCCGCTCCGGCCGGAGCGCCACCCGGAGACCTGGCGCCTCACAGCTCCAGCAGGCCGTCGTCGAGTTCGCGCGGCGGGCGGGGGCCGTCGACCGGTTCGGCAGGATGGCCGACGGCCACCGCGCCGAGCGGTTCCCACGACTCCGGCAGCTCCAGGGCGGAGCGCACCACGTCCGGGCAGAACAACGTCGAGGACACCCAGCACGACGCGAGTTCCTCCGCCGCCAGCGACACCAGCAGGCCCTGCACCGCGGCGCCGCCCGCGACGGTGAACATCGCCCGCTCCGCTTCCGAGCGCCGCGCGTCCGGATAGTCGTGCGAGCCGTCCCGGACCAGGAACGGCAGCACCAGTTCCGGCGCCTCGTACAGCAGGTCACCGCGGCCCACCCGGCGCTGCGCGGAGCTCTCCTCGCGGCCGTCGCCGCGCAGGTCGGTCAGCCACGCCGTGCGCATCGCGTCCAGCAGCTTCGCGCGCAGCGCCTGATCCCGCAGCCACACGAACCGGACCGGCTTCGTGTGGTGCGGGGCGGGCGCGGTCAACGCGGCCCCCACCGCACGCCGCACGGCCTGCTCGTCGACCGGTTCCGCGCTGAACGAGCGCACCGACCGGCGCAGCAGCACCGCTTCCCGGCGGCCCTGCGCGATGGCCTCGTTCGTGCCCAGCCGGAACAGGTCGTGCTCCACCGGCCGGGTCAGGTCGCGGGCGGCGGAGCCGTCGTCCTCGGTGCGCAGCCCGCGCACCACCGCGACGGGGACGCCGCCGAGCTTGCCCTTCACCAGGTCCGCGGCCGCCGCGATCTCGTCGGCGACGGCGACCTCGGTGACGGCCAGCTCGTTGCCCTGCGAGTCGATGCTGCCCTCGTAGTGGTGCAGCACCCGCAGGCCCGCGGCGCCGATCGCGGCGTCGGTCTGCCCGTTGCGCCAGGTCCGGCCCATCGTGTCGGTGATCACCACGGCGACCTGCACGCCCAGCCGGTCGGCCAGCCCGGCCCGCAGCCTGCGCGCCGAGGCGTCCGGGTCCTCCGGCAGCAGCGCGATCTGGTTCAGCGCCACGTTCGAGGCGTCCACGCCGGACGCGGCCTGCACGATGCCCAGCCGATTGCGGGTGATCAGGGTGTTGCGGAACCGCGCCAGCACGGCCGTCGACTCGGAGCGCACCAGTTCGCGGCGCAGCTGCTCGCGGGCCTCCGGGTCGTCGGGCGTGCGGACCATCCGGTCCTCGGCCTTCGAGATGACTTTGCTGGTGACCACCACGACGTCCCCGTCGGACAGCCACGGCGCGTTCGCGGCGATGGACGCCGCCACATCGTCGCCGGGGCCGAACTCCGGCAGCCCGGTCACCGCGAACAGCTGAAGTCCGGCGGTCGCCGCGTGATCCCTCATGACGCCTCCGGGACCGTGAGCCCCGCCGCCGCGAACGAGGCCTTCGCCATCTCCGCCGTGGTGTCCACATCGGACATCAGCAGCGGCACGTCGCGCACCGTCACGCCCGGCACGTCCGCCTTGTCGCCGGTGTGCACCAGCCAAGCGTCCAACACGCCGTCATCGGACTCCGAACGGGAACCGTAGAGCCTGCCGACGGCCTCGGCGGAGGTCTCCACGCCGATCGCGGTCAGGCAGGCGTCGGCCATGCCGCGCAGCGGACGGCCGTCGATGATCGGGGACAGGCCCACCACGGGCGCCTTCGTCGAGCGCAGCGCCGCGCGGAATCCCGGCACCGCCAGCAGCGTGCCCACGCTCACCACCGGGTTCGAGGGGGCGACCAGCACCACGTCGGCGTCGGCCACGGCCTCGGCCACTCCCGGTGCGAGCGTCGCTTCTTCCGCGCCGACCGGCACGATCGCGCTCGCGACCGGCTCCGCGCGGTGGCGCACCCACCACTCCTGGAAGTGCACCGCGGCCGGGTCGCCGGTGGCCGGGTCTTCGATGGCGACGTGCGTCTCCACCCGGTCATCGCTGACCGGCAACAGCCGCACCCCGGGACGCCAGCGATCGCACAGCGCCTCCGTCACCGCCGACAGCGGATAACCCGCCCGCAGCATCCGGGAACGCACCAGGTGCGTGGCGATGTCCCGGTCGCCCAGCCCGAACCAGCTCGGTTCGGCGCCGTAGGCGGCCAGTTCCTCCTTCACCGACCACGTCTCGTCGACGCGGCCCCAGCCCTTCCCGGTGTCGATGCCGTCGCCGAGCGTGTACATGCAGGTGTCGAGGTCCGGGCAGACCCGCAGTCCGTGCATCCACACGTCGTCGCCGATGTTGACCACGGCGGTCACCTCGTGCGGGGACTCGCGGTCACCTTCGCCGAGCGCGGGCATGCCCAGCGCCGCTTTGACTCCCAGCAGGAACCGCGCCCCGCCCACTCCGCCGACCAGTGCTACGACCTTCACCCCGCGATCCTCGCACGTGGGTCGGGCCGTCCGGTCGGGAACCTGGGCGCGGAGGATGTCCGCTGCGTCACCGCGCGGCTCGGCACCGGCGGCGGTGCCGGGGGCGGTTCGTACGGACGTCGTGGTGCGCGGCAGGTGCCGGCTCAGAACTCCCAGAAGCGGAAGTACGACTGACCGATCACGGACAGGTCGTCGTTGCCGCCGACCGCGCCGAACACCAGGTAGGCCAGCGCGAAGAACACCTGCCCCACCGGCCGCACCGCGAACAGCAGCACGAACAGTGCCAGCGGAGCCCACATCCGCGCCTTCTCACCCAGCTCGCGCGCCCGGTACGACAGCCACGGCTCGATCGCGCCGTAGCCGTCCAGGCCCGGAATCGGCAGGATGTTCAGCACGAACGCGATCACCTGGAGGAACGCCAGGTAGGACAGGCCCGCGCCCAAGAGACCCGGCATCGGGAAAAGCTGCACCACCGCGGTGATCAGCATCCCCAGCACCAGGTTCGTCAGCGGCCCGGCCAGCGACACCATCGACTCGGTGCGCCGGGAGCGCAGCGCGTGGTGGTTGATCCACACCGCGCCGCCGGGCAGCGGAATACCACCGGCGATCACGAACAGCAACGGCAGCACGATGCTCAACACCGGATCGGTGTAACGCCGCGGATCCAGCGTCAGGTATCCCTTCGCCTGCACCGCGCGATCACCACCGCGGAATGCGGTGATCGCGTGCCCGAACTCGTGCAGGCACAACGACGTCGCCCAACCGCCCAACACGATCAGCACCACACCGGTGACACTCGCGAACGAGTTGTCGAACGTGGCCAGCACACCGCCCAGAACGGTCGCGCCGAGCAGGCCGAGGAACAGGGGACTCACGCGCTTGTTCACCCCTTCAGTGTCCCTGTCCCGCACCGGGCGTTCGGGACCGGCGGGTGAAAAGCCTCGATCCAGGCTGCGCGGAGCCGCCACCTGGAGTATCAGGACGCGAACAAAAGTGTGCCGAAGTTGCGTCATACGGCGGGCGCCCCGGGGTCCCTCAACGGGTTGGCTCCGCTTGACCGAGTGGAGTTGCACCGGTGTAATCACAGCAGTGTCATTCTCCGCTGAAATGATTGCTCAACGGCGGGTTCCGTCCGGCGGTCCGCCGCTAGGCGACCGGTCGGCGGCGGCGAATCGCGACGAATCGCCCGCTTCGGTTTTCCACCTCGTGGATTTCCCGTAGCGGATTCTCGAAGCGGTGGCCGGGGAAAGGGAGCCCTGGTGATGACCACGGTCGAACGGACGGTCTCGGTGAGAGGGCCGAAGTCCGATCCGGGCGGCGACGCGGGACGCTGCGCGCCCCGCGTCCGGAGTGCATCCCGAACGGTCCTGGGGAGGACCGCGGGGAACGGGAGCGATCGGGGAGGACCAATGTGGGAGACAGGTCAAGCCCACCTGATGGAACAGGGCCGCTTGATGGAACAGAGTCATCCGCTGCAGCAGGGGAACCTGATGCAATGGGGGGATCCGCAGGAATCCGAGACCACGGATGCCGATGTGCTCGCTCAGCTCTTCGAACTGGGTGAGCCGGAACAGGAGTGGCAGGAACGCGCATTGTGCGCGCAAACCGATCCGGAAGCGTTCTTCCCGGAGAAGGGCGGCTCCACTCGCGAGGCGAAACGCATCTGCGCGGGCTGCGAGGTGCGACCGGAATGCCTGGAGTACGCGCTGGAACACGACGAGCGCTTCGGCATCTGGGGCGGACTGTCCGAGCGGGAACGCCGCCGCCTCAAACGACAGGCGGTGTGAGGCCGGGCTCGGTCGTCCGCCGGTTCCCGGCGGGTCACCGAGTCCGGCCTCCCACCGGTCGGGTTCGCGCACGTGCCCGTGGCCGCCGTGCGGAGCCGATCTCGCCGGGATCACCGGCCCTGGCCCTTCCATGATGTGAATTCGTGAGACAGGCTCTGAGCTGCCGGGCCTCGGTCCACTACCGTCGTGCGGTGATCGCACCACGGCAGGGGAGGACACAGTGGTCGGGACCGCGCCGCGCTTGAACACCGCGCCGGTAGTGGCGGTGCTGGTGTGCCACGACGGCGACCGCAGGTTGCCGGAGGTTCTGGCCGCGCTGCGCGAACTCACCGTCCGGCCGCGGCATCTGCTCGCCGTGGACACCGGTTCCGCCGACGACACCGCGGAGCTGCTGGCGGCGGCGACGGATCTGGTCGACGGCGTGCTCGACCTCCCGCCGGACACCGGTTTCGGCGCGGCGGTCTCGGCGGCCGCGGAGCACGCGGTGTCGAGGTGGGGCGACCCGGGCCGGTGGTTATGGCTGCTGCACGACGATTCCGCGCCCGCCCCGGACTGCCTGCGTCAACTGCTCGGTGTCGCTGAGCTGGATTCGACGGCCGCGGTGCTGGGGCCGCTGGGTTTGGATTGGGACGATCCGCGGCTCGTCGTCGACGCCGGGTTGTCCACGGACGCTTCCGGGAACCGGCAGACCGGCATCGGCTCGGCCGAAGCCGACCCGGAACTCGACTGGGGGCTTTCCGGGCAGAGTTCGCCGCTCGAAGACGCTTCTTCTGCGGATCGCCTCGACGAGGTGCCGTCGGCGGGCGCCGAGTCCGGTTCGGCCGACGAGTCCGCGTCCGGGGCCGACGCGGCTGAGGAGACCGAGTCCGGCGCCGCTTCAGCAACGTCCGAAGTGGACGAATCGGCCGAGGTGGACGCGCCCGGTGTCGTGTCGTCTGATGCGGCGAACGACTCCGAGCTCGTGGAAGAGCCCACGGCGGACGAAGCCGGCTTCGAGGGCGAGAACTCGGCCGGGCGCGACGCCACCGACATGCTGGCCGTGTCCGAGGTGCTGGCGGTGTCCACCGCGGGCGCGCTGATCCGGCGGGACGTCTTCGAGCGCCTCGGCGGATTCGACGCGGCGTTGCCGCTGGGCTTCGACGACATCGACTTCGGCTGGCGGGCCAACTCCGACGGGCACCTGGTGCTGAGCGTGCCCAGCGCCCGGATGCGCCACGCCGGTGAACTGCGCGGCGGGGACCGCGTGCCGGACGCGGCGCGGCAGCGCACCTCGCGGGCCGCCGAACGAGTCGGCGGTGTGCGCACCTTCCTGGTCAACGCCCCGTTCCGGTCGTACGTGGCGGGCGTGCCGCGGTTGCTGGTGTTGTCGCTGCTGCGAATCGCGGGATACGCGCTGCTGTGGCGGCGGCGGGACGTGTCGGCCGAGTTCGCCGTGGTGTCCGCGCTGGTCACCGGGGGCATGCAGCTGCGTTCGGCGCGGGCGCGACGGCGCACGACCACCCCGGAGCCGTCCGAGGTGCGCGGGCTGCTGACCAGCCGGTTGACCCGGCTGCGCAATGGGATCAGGGCGGCGTTCGCGGGTCTGGTGCGGGAACGGGTGCGGCGTGAGGTCGTCCTCGGCCGCACGCCGGGCGTCCTCGGCCCGGGCCGGGTGACTTCCGTCGACGAGGCCGCCGCACCCCGCTCCGTCGGGCCGGCCGCGCTGCCCGCCGGAGCGCTCGCCAGGCCCGGCGGCCGCAGGCGCAGCGTCGGTGGACTCCGCCGTCCTTCGGGGCCGGTCGTGGTGCCCGTCGAAGCGGCCCCCGTCGAAGAGTCGAAGCCACGGCCGTCGCCGGTGCCCCGCGATGCCCGGCAAGCGCCCGAACCGGACCGGAAGCTGCTGCTGGTGCAAGTGGATCGGCGGCGCGTGCTGCGGGAACTGCTGCTCACGCCGCCGGTGGTGCTGACCGTCGCGCTGATCGTGTTCGCACTGGTCACGCACGGCCTGGTCGCCGAGCACGCCCGGTTCGGCGGGGAGCTGCAGGGCGGCAGGCTGCTGTCGGCGGTCGACTTGAGCTCGACCTGGCGGGACTACGTCGCCTCGTGGCATCCCGTGAACGGCGGCACCGGTTCACCTGCTTCGGCTTCGTTGCTGGTGCTCGCGCTGCTGGGAACCGTGCTCGCGCCGCTGGGCGGGCCGCCCGCGGTGGTGGGCGTGCTGTTTTTGTTCGGGGTGCCGCTGGCCGGGCTCACCGCCTACGCCGCGACCCGTTCACTGCCGATGCGGGGCGCCCACCGGGCGGTCGCCGCCGCGGCGTACGCGCTGCTGCCGGTGGCGACGGCTTCGGCCGGGCAGGGGCGGCTGGACGTGGTGGTGGCGCACATCATGGTGCCGCCGCTGCTGGCGGGCATCGCCTCGGTGATCGGGTTGTCCCGGCTGGCGATGCTGTCCCAATCGCGGCACTGGCTGGGCACGGCGTGCGCGACCGCGCTCGGATTGGCCGTGCTCGGCGCGTTCACCCCGTTGGTGCAGGCGTTGCTGGTGCTGCTGGCGCTGCTGGGTTTTGTGGCGGTGCC harbors:
- a CDS encoding glycosyltransferase is translated as MVGTAPRLNTAPVVAVLVCHDGDRRLPEVLAALRELTVRPRHLLAVDTGSADDTAELLAAATDLVDGVLDLPPDTGFGAAVSAAAEHAVSRWGDPGRWLWLLHDDSAPAPDCLRQLLGVAELDSTAAVLGPLGLDWDDPRLVVDAGLSTDASGNRQTGIGSAEADPELDWGLSGQSSPLEDASSADRLDEVPSAGAESGSADESASGADAAEETESGAASATSEVDESAEVDAPGVVSSDAANDSELVEEPTADEAGFEGENSAGRDATDMLAVSEVLAVSTAGALIRRDVFERLGGFDAALPLGFDDIDFGWRANSDGHLVLSVPSARMRHAGELRGGDRVPDAARQRTSRAAERVGGVRTFLVNAPFRSYVAGVPRLLVLSLLRIAGYALLWRRRDVSAEFAVVSALVTGGMQLRSARARRRTTTPEPSEVRGLLTSRLTRLRNGIRAAFAGLVRERVRREVVLGRTPGVLGPGRVTSVDEAAAPRSVGPAALPAGALARPGGRRRSVGGLRRPSGPVVVPVEAAPVEESKPRPSPVPRDARQAPEPDRKLLLVQVDRRRVLRELLLTPPVVLTVALIVFALVTHGLVAEHARFGGELQGGRLLSAVDLSSTWRDYVASWHPVNGGTGSPASASLLVLALLGTVLAPLGGPPAVVGVLFLFGVPLAGLTAYAATRSLPMRGAHRAVAAAAYALLPVATASAGQGRLDVVVAHIMVPPLLAGIASVIGLSRLAMLSQSRHWLGTACATALGLAVLGAFTPLVQALLVLLALLGFVAVPGEARRAPRRMAGLAALVLLPVVCLLPWPVVLLRHPELVLHGLGARITETSAGGWVAALSTDGAPATWAGALLVLAALLMAALAPSRAMVPGAVTAIAGWSVAVAVDLVAADPLGGGPATTGATGAPLIVAAAGLLWMALSAGPVPEQVPRRVLAGALTGALLVTGVSAVLAGRGPLRVEPSGGTPALAEELDGPGGLLLIEQGAQPPRVVEGRKPHFGDDDLVPVPGAVRWLRETEMELLSGDPHRVRTALAAAAARGVGHVAVPDAATANRVRDAAADLVADHGTLGDGSPVLRVLLPAGPVQLLGPDLARQARLEGAPSPQARPLRVPATLPEVAVRLSDGGVGRVLLLAAEHEPGWHAVIDGKEAPLAEAWGHQVAVPMPDAASEVRVGYGDSSRTALLVLQAAAILFTAIGALPSRRRH